Genomic DNA from Corylus avellana chromosome ca4, CavTom2PMs-1.0:
AGGATAATCACTTAACTTTGCCACCTCATTCCAATTGTCCCGTTATACCCAGCAAAGAATCAGCAATGCCCTTAGCCAACCAATGGAAATGAGCACGTGGCACTACACAACGCCCGGTAACAATCGCAATCGGCCAAGAAGCATGTAAAGAATTCGGCGCCACTACTCTGCCGGGACAAGCGACACCTGACAGAGACCGTACATCACTAGAGGACATAAATCGAGTGTCATGCGAGTGGTTTAAATAACctattccttcttttctttgcaAAAAATGTGTTTGAGCCAACTAGCTGAAAAGACATCATTGTCTTTGGCCGAATAAGAGCAAAGAGAAAGAATAGTAAAAGAGCAAGAGCAAGAACGTTTCTCAGAAATGGGGCTAAAAGGGTCCCGGTCAAAACAGTCAATAACTAAGAAATGGATGTAAATAACTCAAAAACCAAAGGGCATTCACGGCAATCCTGGCCCTTTATTAACAGAAACTCTCCCGCCACTCAACCATTCATATAACTGCTTACCAAGTTGATCACTCTGAGACTTCCCTAAAGATTTCCATAACCCCCCATCAACCATGATCGCCACCGCCCCGCTTCCACTCATTGCTCTCGTCCTTGCCTCTGTGGTCCTCCTCGTCGCCTCTGCCGCAGCCCCACCACCAGGGCCACCACAaccgccaccgccaccgcctTCGAGCTGCACAGAGGAGCTTGTTCTGTTCTCGCCATGCCTGCCCTACATCTCGTCTCCGCCCAACAACCTCTCAGCCACACCCTCCGATGGGTGCTGCCACGCCTTCTCCTCAGCTCTGAACTCTAGCAGCAATGGCGTTTGCCTCTGTTACCTCGTCCAGCAGCCCTCAATCCTCGGGTTTCCGGTCAATGGCACAAGAGTGCTCTCTCTTTCTTCGGTATGTCCACTGCCGAGAGATGGCAATTCGACGAAGAAGGGATCTTTGGGGTCGCTTTGCTCAGGTTCGAAAATCCGAACACAGTTCTTGGTATCTTGAATCTTGATCTTTTCTTGGTTTAACTTGGATAGAGATGAAATTTTCATGGTGGGTTTTGCAACTGCGTTTCTTTTCTATGtgcttttatctttttcctGAGAAGAAAATCAATCACAAGATTAGATTATATTGGAATTTTCTTTACAATGTACATGTAATGGACTAATGGgattatttttcctttcttattatataataatcAAACAGGGTCGCCAGCATTGCCTCCTCTCCGGAGCCCAGCAAGCTCAGGGCTTACCCATCCATCTGGTTCAGGTATCTGGCCTAACAACTGCTCTCTTTACTATTTTCCAATTTTCATTTCCCTTAATTCatagtttattttttgaatcaCCAATATGTTGCCACACGAGGTTTCATAATTATATAATCCTTCTCAAACTTTTTATCTTAGCATCGCTCGTCTATTTTTGACACAGTTCATGAatccaacataaaattaatgagTTACGGTTGAAGAATTTGACTCtttat
This window encodes:
- the LOC132178243 gene encoding non-specific lipid transfer protein GPI-anchored 25, which gives rise to MIATAPLPLIALVLASVVLLVASAAAPPPGPPQPPPPPPSSCTEELVLFSPCLPYISSPPNNLSATPSDGCCHAFSSALNSSSNGVCLCYLVQQPSILGFPVNGTRVLSLSSVCPLPRDGNSTKKGSLGSLCSGSPALPPLRSPASSGLTHPSGSGSNNVASPQEPKKNSSATPCSSPGCAKKKPQKTGNSSVEPATASSASKQVYSSNSWLPPGILIFFVSISTHLYSSNTL